From Musa acuminata AAA Group cultivar baxijiao chromosome BXJ3-8, Cavendish_Baxijiao_AAA, whole genome shotgun sequence, one genomic window encodes:
- the LOC135644167 gene encoding VQ motif-containing protein 11-like, which produces MAALVPDSTNNSSSSNKLDVDGLSCSSAISGGASDNTTYVRADPDNFRALVQRLTGASAATDNYSVRRLPSEARKVESKKRKLQDRRRVPTKLEININPSLYSTSATCYHRQRHYHRFSCTGSWSKGHEAGLLTSPISTMDSILLVSSASPTAATPAGAAVLLVKKEEEERAIAEKGFYLHPSPRSNSREPPKLLQLFPLHSPKNSSVSTSE; this is translated from the coding sequence ATGGCTGCCCTCGTTCCTGACAGCACAAACAACAGCAGTAGCAGCAACAAGCTAGACGTCGACGGCCTCTCTTGCTCTTCCGCCATCAGCGGCGGCGCCAGCGATAACACGACCTACGTGCGCGCCGACCCTGACAACTTCCGGGCCTTGGTGCAGAGGCTGACCGGCGCCTCCGCCGCCACCGACAACTACTCCGTTCGCAGGCTTCCCTCAGAAGCACGGAAGGTCGAGAGCAAGAAGCGGAAGCTTCAAGATAGAAGGCGGGTCCCCACCAAGCTCGAGATCAACATCAACCCTTCGCTCTACTCCACAAGTGCTACTTGTTATCATCGGCAACGCCATTACCACCGCTTTAGTTGCACAGGAAGTTGGAGCAAAGGACACGAGGCAGGGCTGCTTACGTCTCCGATATCGACCATGGATTCTATCTTGCTCGTCTCTTCCGCCAGTCCTACCGCCGCGACTCCTGCAGGTGCTGCCGTTCTACTTGttaagaaagaggaagaggagagagcGATCGCAGAGAAGGGGTTCTATCTGCACCCTTCGCCTCGGAGTAACAGCAGAGAGCCACCCAAACTTCTGCAGTTGTTTCCCCTCCATTCTCCCAAGAACTCATCCGTTTCTACCTCAGAGTAG